The sequence below is a genomic window from Flavobacterium lipolyticum.
AACAAATTCATCTTCATTCGACACTAGCAGAATTTGTTCTTCGAGTTTATTTGCAGCCAGTATATCATCTGAATCCAAAAACTGGATATAATCGCCTTTTGCAACTTTTAGTCCAATATTTCTGGAAACACTTGCTCCTTTTTTATCTTCTTTTGATTTTAATATCAGTTTGAATCTATTATCCTTTTCCTTGTAAAGCTTTATCGTTTCTTCTGTTTTATCGGACGAATTATCATCAACTATAACACACTCCCAATTAGAATAAGTTTGTCCAATTAGGCTGTCGAGTGTTTCACCAATCAAATGTGCCCGATTGTAAGCGGGGATAATAATAGAAACTAAAGGCTTATTCATCTATGGCTACTGTACTGTATAAATTGTTTATTGAATCTCTTATTCTTTCGTAGTTATAATCTTCAATAGCTTTGAGATGGTTACTTTTGGCAAATTGAACATTATTATCTTTATTACGGATAAGACCTAATATTTTTTCAGCTATTTCATCTGAGTTCTCAGGATCATTGATTATTTCTCCAAAATATTTTTTTCCTATAAGTTCTTTTGTGGCATTACCCGGATTGGATTGCAAAGGAATTACCCCAAGTAATAAAGCTTCTAATAATGAATTTGGCATGCCGTCTGAAAAATTATTTCCAATATAAAGAAATGCTTTTCCAAAATAATTATGAAGCTCCGACTGATTTATTCCTTCTATTATTTTAATTTTTCCCTCCAGTTTTGAATCTGATTTAATAAATTCTCTGACTTTTTCTCCTGCTGAAAAAACAGCGATATGAAAATCATCTAACAGATCAATTATTTTTTTTATAGCTTTTAAGGTATAGAGGGCTCTTCCTGTTTCATTATGATTGCCTTTTATGAGGATTAATTTTCTGGATTCTATATCCCGAAAACTTGTTTGAATATCTGTTATATGGTATCCGCCG
It includes:
- a CDS encoding glycosyltransferase family 4 protein; this encodes MKILFVSMPSIHVLRWIENLKDKGHELYWFDVLDRGPLENLDYVRQFVDWKKRKYPYIKGEYFLRKKMPSAYDKIIPYLEVSANEGFEKIIQEIKPDIVHSFELHYCSYPILKAMNKNPGIKWIYSCWGSDIFRHQVLKNDIQKLESVLNRVDFLITDCERDYDLARKYNFKGVFLGALPGGGGYHITDIQTSFRDIESRKLILIKGNHNETGRALYTLKAIKKIIDLLDDFHIAVFSAGEKVREFIKSDSKLEGKIKIIEGINQSELHNYFGKAFLYIGNNFSDGMPNSLLEALLLGVIPLQSNPGNATKELIGKKYFGEIINDPENSDEIAEKILGLIRNKDNNVQFAKSNHLKAIEDYNYERIRDSINNLYSTVAIDE